One genomic segment of Drosophila melanogaster chromosome 3L includes these proteins:
- the CG15021 gene encoding uncharacterized protein: MRCFLPLVALLLAAGVHADVSHLDTDLQEDGYHYKQPSVPFPPPGSGNGIEDSGIGPGPAPSAPAPSYGPPQTRPPPPPPPPQPTPPAPRPSYGPPQTQPPRPPPQPTPSAPAPPPPSYGPPQTPPPRPPPQPTPSAPAPPPSYGPPQTPPPRPPPQPTPSAPAPSYGPPQPQPPAPQPPSPPSPQPGPEYLPPDQPKPRPTPSRPQPPPPPPPRPQPTPGYGPPPPPPPPKPQPTPGYGPPTPPPGPGPAQPAPQPPRPQPPRPQPPRPQPGSEYLPPPGENEVTPTQPQPTAPVPEYGPPPPAPPAGPTYQPRPPAPPAPAPGPTYQPRPPAPPAPAPGPTYQPRPPSPPAPPAPTYQPQPPAPPAPAPGPTYQPRPPAPPAPTPEYGPPPPTSGGDEAGSLGPDGYNYNKPAKPFTF; encoded by the exons ATG CGCTGTTTTCTGCCTCTGGTGGCCCTGCTCTTGGCAGCGGGTGTCCACGCGGATGTCTCCCACCTGGACACAGATCTCCAGGAGGATGGCTATCATTACAAGCAGCCGTCGGTGCCTTTTCCGCCTCCGGGATCGGGAAATGGCATTGAGGATTCGGGCATAGGCCCAGGACCTGCTCCCTCGGCGCCGGCGCCGTCCTATGGGCCCCCGCAGAcgcgtcctcctcctcctcctccaccgccaCAGCCGACTCCACCAGCTCCTCGTCCTTCCTATGGACCTCCTCAGACTCAGCCACCACGCCCTCCACCGCAGCCAACTCCTTCGGCTCCTGCTCCGCCACCTCCATCCTATGGTCCTCCGCAGACGCCTCCACCACGTCCTCCACCACAGCCAACTCCATCGGCTCCCGCTCCACCACCATCTTATGGACCGCCGCAGACACCACCACCTCGTCCTCCACCGCAGCCAACACCTTCGGCTCCAGCTCCATCCTATGGACCTCCTCAGCCTCAGCCACCGGCACCACAGCCACCATCGCCACCATCGCCACAACCTGGGCCAGAGTACCTGCCTCCAGATCAGCCAAAGCCACGTCCAACGCCCTCGCGTCCTCAGccgcctccaccaccaccacctagGCCCCAGCCAACTCCTGGCTACggaccaccaccgccaccacctccGCCTAAGCCACAGCCTACTCCAGGATACGGCCCTCCTACACCACCACCAGGACCAGGACCCGCTCAGCCGGCACCACAGCCGCCAAGACCACAgccgccacgcccacagccACCACGGCCACAGCCAGGATCTGAGTATTTGCCACCTCCTGGAGAGAATGAGGTCACCCCGACACAACCGCAGCCAACTGCACCAGTGCCGGAATACGGACCACCACCGCCTGCACCTCCCGCTGGACCCACAtaccagccacgcccaccagcaccaccagcgcCTGCACCAGGACCTACTTATCAACCACgcccaccagcaccaccagcgcCTGCACCAGGACCCACTtaccagccacgccccccgaGTCCTCCTGCACCACCGGCACCCACATATCAGCCACAACCTCCTGCACCACCTGCACCTGCTCCAGGACCCACCTATCAGCCACGTCCGCCAGCACCACCTGCACCAACTCCGGAGTAcggaccaccaccacccaccagtGGTGGCGATGAGGCAGGCTCTCTGGGACCCGATGgctacaactacaacaagCCTGCCAAACCCTTTACCTTCTAG